A region of Asticcacaulis excentricus DNA encodes the following proteins:
- a CDS encoding response regulator — MPNTVLILEDSKTQALIIAGLFEKNGFKADFSHTRDDALHKLGTRGYALLVLDVFIGEENTLDHLDLYRSAAGDTPLAIMTAGRRDMPLAGSQALNKARRAHVDFLLPKPFDLNDIHQICAEAERIRRRKGPTKRILVIDDDAYTRIIYRSYLEEEGFYVAESTSVEDALVRLEITRVDAILIDLIMPGVGGMTGIKVIAATWPNVPIIAMTGYAQNPENLEKAISRGAVTALTKPFTKEVLVSELKRALSDDRIVEI, encoded by the coding sequence ATGCCGAATACCGTTTTGATCCTTGAGGATTCAAAGACTCAAGCGCTTATTATTGCGGGCCTTTTTGAGAAAAACGGTTTCAAGGCGGATTTTAGCCATACGCGCGACGATGCGCTGCACAAGCTAGGTACTCGCGGGTATGCCCTTCTTGTCCTCGACGTCTTTATCGGAGAGGAGAACACACTCGACCATCTTGACCTATACCGAAGCGCGGCGGGTGACACCCCCTTAGCGATCATGACCGCGGGCAGACGAGATATGCCTCTGGCAGGAAGTCAGGCGTTGAATAAGGCGCGACGCGCCCACGTCGATTTCCTGCTCCCCAAACCGTTTGACCTCAATGATATACATCAGATTTGTGCAGAAGCGGAGCGCATTCGCCGGCGTAAAGGTCCAACCAAACGGATTCTTGTGATCGATGACGACGCCTATACCCGGATCATCTATCGAAGCTACCTCGAAGAGGAGGGGTTCTATGTGGCTGAGAGTACGTCTGTGGAAGACGCACTGGTTAGGCTGGAGATTACACGCGTTGACGCCATACTCATTGATCTGATCATGCCGGGGGTGGGTGGAATGACGGGGATCAAGGTCATTGCGGCCACCTGGCCCAATGTGCCTATCATCGCGATGACCGGTTATGCTCAAAATCCAGAGAACCTTGAGAAAGCTATTTCGCGGGGCGCCGTAACGGCATTGACAAAGCCGTTTACGAAAGAGGTCCTCGTCAGTGAATTGAAAAGGGCGCTTAGCGATGACCGGATTGTCGAGATATAG